In Streptomyces sp. 840.1, the DNA window TTGGCGAGCCAGTAATGCCTGGCCGAAGCACCCTCCCGCAGCGAATCTCCCTGCGGATCTACCTGCAGGCCTCCCGTCGGACGGGCGAGAGGACGGCGCCTGCGCCCGCCGTACGGACGGTGCGCGGCAGGGCGGTCAACGGGGCGGGCAGCACGCACCTGGCGGCTGCGCCCTCCACGCGTGCGGCGCAGCCGGATCCGGGCCAGCAGGCCAACGGTCTTTCCCCGCGAGGCCGGTTCGGCAGGCCCGAATCCGTCGCCGCCCGGTTCTGCGGGCCTGACCGGGACGCCGGCCGGGCCACCTGGTTCGCCCGGCTCGAACCGCGCTGCCGGTTCGGCCAGTTCAAGCGAGTCGGACGGGTCGGCGGGCGCTGGGGTCTCAGCGGCTTCGCTCGGGTTCGCCGCCTCTAGCGGTCCGGACAGTCCAGGCAGCCCGGGGAGTCCAGGCAGCCCGGCCGGTTCAGCCGGCCCGAGCGGCTCAGCGCGCTCGAACAGCCCGGCCGCCACAGGGAACCGGTCGAACGCCGCCGCCTGCGTTCCCCGTTCGTCGCCGGGGCGCGGCGCCTGACGGAGCTCGCGGGCACCATCAAGCTCCATGATGAGGTTGACCCGGCGCCAGAGGATCTCGTCCGGCTCGTCCGCGAGCATCAGGCGCCCCCTCGCTTCCCGGGTGACCGATGCCCCCCGCTGCCCGAAGACCGGTTCGGGCAGGACCCTGGCCAAGTAGGCCCGCTCGTACGGGTCGTCCACCACTTCGGCCAGCTGGGCCGGATCGAGCGCCAGGGCCGCGACCGCCGCACGTGACCAGGGATCCTCGGTGAGGGTCAGCAGCCGTTCGATCCGTCGCGAGCGCCAGTTGCGCGGACGGCAGTCCGTGCCGGCATCCAGCCGGTCACGCATCCAGGCCGGGCTCCTGCCCACCAGCAGTTCGGGCGAGCGGGCGGCCAGCGCGCCCACTTCCTGAGCGAGATAGAGCCACACCACAGCCCGGTAGCGGTTGAGGTAGAACGCGACCGGTGTGACGCAGCCGGCGCGGGCCAGCCGGGTGAAGCGGACGGGACTGATTCCGAGCAGCCGCGCGCCCTCCGCCGTCCCCACCGTGCGCACCCGCTCCCGCAGCGTCCCGGGGAAGCCGTCCTCCGACCTGAGCCGGTCGATCTCCTCCTGGCGGACCCTGGGCCGCCCCCCACCGCGCTGCGCCTGCACCCGGACGATGCCCAGGTGCACCGCCAGCTCGAACTCTCCGCGCTTCAGGACTAGTTCCGCAGCAGCGCGGCTCGCGGCCATCATGTGGGCACCGTTCGTGCCTACCGCATCCGTCACCGGCATGACGATTCTCCCCCGTGAGACTCGAATACTCTCTGTGACCACGGTAGCCCGGGGAGAACGACGGCCGCCCGGCCTGTGGATAACCTCGGAAGACCCTCGGGGCCGGGCGGGCTGCGCTCACCGGTCGGCCTGTCAGATCCGGTCGATTCCGTCCTGCCGCGCCGCCACGCCGAGGTGTTCTCCGACCTTGTTGACCAGCAGCGTCATCTCGTACGCCACCTGCCCCACGTCGGCCTCGGCCTCGCTCAGCACGCACAGACAGCTGCCGTCCCCGGCGGCCGTCACGAAGAGCAGTGCCTCATCGAACTCCACCATGGTCTGCCTGGCCCGCCCGGCGCGGAAGTGCCGCCCCGAACCACGGGCAAGGCTGTGCAGGCCGGACGAGACAGCCGCCAGATGTTCCGCGTCCTCACGTGCCAGGCCCGTACTGGCTCCGGTCACCAGGCCGTCGTTCGACAGCACCAGTGCGTGCCGTATCTGTTCCACCCGGCTGGTGAGATCGTCAAGGAGCCAGTCGAGTCCCCTGTCCAGTGCCATTCCGTTCCTCCCCGTTCATACGTTCCCCGTGCCCCACTTACGTGTAAGCCTTGCGCACGGGTCACGTCCGGGCAAGCTCCTCTCTGCGGATCGGACGGGTCGAAATCGGGCCAAGTCTGCGGAGCTCACGCTGCGCCGAGGAGCACTCCCCCGGGCCCTTCGCGTCCGGCGCCTACACTGGTGCCCTCGGGTGCGAGGAGTCGGCCCACGCGGACGGGAGTGTCAAGAGTGTCGACAGGTGCCGGCGGCGGTTTCCAGGATCCGCCCGCAGAGGTGCTGGCCCAGGCGGCTGCCGCCTTCGGTCTGCTGGCAACGCCCGCCCGCCTGCACATCGTGTGGGCACTGGCCCAGGGCGAGAGCGATGTGACGGGGCTCGCGGAGCGGGTGGGCGGCACCCTGCCGTCCGTGAGCCAGCACCTGACGAAACTGAAGCTGGCCGGTCTCGTACGCTCCCGGCGCGAGGGCCGTCGGCAGGTGTACCTGGTCGATGATCCCGATGTGGTGACCGTCGTACGGCTCATGGTCGGCCAGCTCGCGGAGCGTGCCGGGTACCCGGCCCCGCAAACGGTACGGCTCCATGAGCTCGGTGCCTGAGAACGCTGCCGAGGCGGGGACGGGCGAGCGGCCGGCTGTCGTCGTGCCGATGCCCGGCGCCGCCGCCGGCCCCACTGCGGTTCCACGACAGGGCGCGGTACCGACGTCGCTCCAGGTCCTGCGTTCGCTGGACAGCGGACCGCGCGGGCTGGCCGAGGCGGAGGCGGAGGAGCGGCTCGCCCGGTTCGGCGAGAACATCCTCCCCGCATGGCGCCCGGTCCCCTGGCCACTGCGCTTCGTGCGTACCTTGCGTGACCCCTTCACGTCCGTGCTGTTGTGCCTCGGGCTCGTCTCGGCAGCGGTGAACGCCTGGGGCACGGCGTCCGTGACGCTCGTGCTGGTGGTGGTCAGCTGTCTGCTGCGGTCGGCCGAGGAGCACCGCGCCGACCGGGCGACGGCCGCGCTGCGCGAACTGGTCGCGACCACGGCGACGGTGCTGCGCCGCAGCGGGCCCGAGGCGGCGCCGCAGGCCCGCGACGTGCCGGTCGGTGAGCTCGTCCCCGGCGACGTGATCAGGCTGGGGCCCGGAGACCTCGTACCGGCCGACGTGCAGCTGCTGCGCGCGAGCGGCCTCACCGTGCACCAGTCCGCGCTCACCGGGGAGTCCGCGCCCGTTGGGAAGCATCCCGCGGACGACCGGCGGCGGCAGGAGGCCGCTCCCGCGCTGCACAGCGTGCCCGAGGGAGCGGGAGGTGTCTTCGCCCAGCGTCAGCTGTGTTTCCAGGGCAGCAGCGTCGCGTCCGGGAGCGGAACGGCGGTGGTGGTCGCGACCGGTGGGGACACCCGGTTCGCCGCCGCGTACGACCGCTCGGCGCATCTGCGAGGCGCCAGCGCGTTCGACCGGTCCGTGCAGGGGATCTCCTGGACCCTGATCCGCTTCATGCTGCTCACTCCACCGCTGGTGCTGATGGCCAATGCCGCCCTGCGCGGCCGAGGGCTGGAGACGCTGCCGTTCGCCGTGGCGGTGGCGGTGGGGCTGACGCCCGAGATGCTGCCCGTCATCGTCACCACGGCACTGGCACGGGGGGCCTCGCAGCTCGCCCGGAACAGTGGGGTGATCGTCAAGCGACTGCCCGCACTGCACGACCTGGGCGCGATCGATGTGCTCTGCCTGGACAAGACGGGCACCCTCACCCAGGACCGCCCGGTCGTCGACTGTTCGCTGGACCCGACGGGACGTCCCGATCCCGACGCCCTGCACTGGGCGGCGGTCAACGCGCTGTGGACGTTGCAGCTCGCCGACCTGCCGGCGCCCGACGCACTCGACGAGGCGGTGCTGGACGCCTCGGAACAGCAGGAGGGCTCGCTGTCCGGTACGCAGGACGGCGGCCCCCGCACCGCCGTCGGGTCGTACGACGCGGTGGCCGCCCTGCCCTTCGATCCGGTGCGGCGTCTTTCCACGGCCGTCGTCCGGCTCCCCGGCGGGCTCGGGACGCATGTGCTGGTGACCAAGGGGGCCGTGGAGGCCGTCCTGGAGCGGTGCGATCTCGACCCGGCGGAGCGGGAGCGGCTGGCCGGCGTGGCGGCGCGCGAGGCCGCCGAAGGACTGCGGCTGCTCGCCGTCGCCCGTACCGAGCGGCCCGCACGGCTGGGGGCCTACACACCGGCGGACGAACACGGCCTCGCCTTTCTTGGCTTCGTCGCCCTGCGGGACGCGCTCACGCCCAGCGCTGCCGACGCGCTGGACGTACTGGCCCGCCGCGGTGTCGCCGTGAAGGTGCTCACCGGGGACCACCCGGGCACCGCCGCCCGCGCCTGCCGGGACCTGGGACTGGACCCGGGGCAGGTCGTCTCGGCGGAGGAGATCGACGCCCTGTCCGGGGACGAGCTCGCCCGCACGGCCGACCGGGCGACCGTCTTCGCCCGCTGCACCCCCGGGCACAAGGCCCGGATCGTGGCGGCGCTGCGCACCTCCGGGCACACCACGGGATTCCTCGGTGACGGCGTCAACGATCTGCCCGCCCTGCACGCCGCCGATGTGGGCATCTGCCCGCGCAACGCGGTCGACGTGGCGCGGGAGACCGCTGATGTGGTCCTCGCCGAGAAGGATCTCGGTGCCATCGATCACGCGATCACGGCGGGCCGGCGCAGCAGCGGCAACATCGCGACGTATCTGCGCATCACGCTCTCCTCGAACCTCGGAAACGTGATCGCGATGCTGGCGGCGGGTCTGCTGCTGCCCTTCCTGCCGATGCTGCCCGCGCAGGTCCTGGTCCAGAACCTGTGTTTCGACGCCGCGCAGCTCGCGTTCGCCTTCGACCGCCCGGCGTCCTCGGTGCTGCGGCGGCCGACGGTGCTGCGCCCCCGGGACTTCCTCCGGTTCATCACCCGGTTCGGACTGCTGAACGCCGCCGCCGACCTGGCGACCTTCGCCGTTCTGGCCCTCGCCCTGCACGACTCACGGACGGACGACCAGGCCGCGTTCCACTCCGGCTGGTTCACCGAGAACCTCCTCACCCAGGCTCTGGTGATGCTGCTGCTGCGCACCGGCCGCCGGGCTGCGGAAGGCCGCACGGGCGGGCCGCTGCGGGCCGCCGCGGCAAGCCTGGCGGTCGTCGGCGTCCTGCTGCCGCTCACCCCGCTCGGCCGGCCACTGGGCATGAGCGCCCTGCCGCCGCTCTACTACCTCCTGCTCGCCAGCGTCCTCGCGCTCTACGCGTACGGCCTCGCCGCAGCGCGCAACCGCTACGAGCGCAAGCGCGGGCTCTCATGACCCCGGCAGACACCGGCGGCGCCGGAGCCCGTGGCGAAGCCGGTGTGGACGACGACGCGGAAAGCAGTGCTGGACGCGATGCGGAATCCGGCCTGGAACGCGTTTCGGCAACCGCTGCCGCTCACGGCCGTCAGGTGCGGGTTCGCCGCGCCGTGCCCGACGACGTTTCGGCACTAGTCCGCATGTGCGCACTGATGCTGTCCGGCATGGGCACCGACACCGGTGACGACCATGCACTCTGGCGCGCCGCCTCGGCCAGTGGTTTCACCGACCGGATGGCACTGTCGGACGAGTTCGCCGCGTTCCTGGTCGACGACCCCGAGTTGTGGGCGTGGTGGCGTGCGCCGTCGGCGCGTGCGCCGCGCACGCGCCGAGTCCGCGGCGGACGGCCGGGGCGCCGGCCTGAGCCGTCACCGGCGGCATCAGCCGTATGAGAGGTCGCTGCACAGGTCGTCGTCGGCCGAGCGGGCTTGGCCTGCGACGGCGGACGGTACGGCGTCGGGCTTCGGTGCCACCGGCGTCGCTGAGGGGTTCTGGGCGTAGTCGCTGCCGACGATCACCTGGATCCCGGCGTCCGCAGACTCCGCTGTGTGCGCTCCCGCGAATAGCCGGGCCGTGTTCTCTGCCTCGTCCTTGAGGCCGGGGCCGTAGCTGATCAGGGTCCGGGTCTGGTCCTGGGAGTTCGCGGTGGCCGTGCCCGTGACGGTGAAACCGTGCGAGCGCAACAGCTCCGCCGCCTTGGCCGCGAGCCCGGTCACCGTGGTGCCGTTGTAGACGGCCACGTCGACGCCCACACCGGAGACCGGAGTTGTGGGAGAGGCCGACGCCCCGCCGGGCGCCGCCGAGCCGCCGGTCCCTTTCTTGCCGGCGGCGTTCTGCCCGTCGAGTGTGCGGTCGGCCTTGAGCGAGGCCCACAGCGCGTCGGCGTCCGGTTCCACGATCGCGACCCGGGCTCCCTGGTAGCGCCAGGGGACGGTGATGAACTTCGTGTTGTGCAGGTCGACGTTCTTCATCGACATGGCGAAGGACAGCAGCCGGTCGGCCGAACCGAGCCCCGGGTCCACGGTCATCGCGTCGGTCGCCGCGTTGGCGAGGGGCAGCAGGGTGGTCGGGTTCAGCCCGCGGGACTTGACCTTCTTCACGAGGGAGCCGACGAAGGCCTGCTGCCGCTTGATGCGCCCTATGTCGGATCCGTCACCGATGCCGTGCCTGATCCGTACGTAGTCGAGAGCCCGCTGTCCGGAGACCGACTGAGGACCCTTGGCGAACACCAGGGAGCCCCGGGTGGCTCGCTTGGGGTTCAGGTCGCGCTGGTAGATGTCCTGCGGCAGACAGACGGGTACCCCTCCGACGGCGGAGGTCAGCGAGGAGAAGCCGGCGAAGTCGACCACAATGGTGTGGTCGACGCGCAGACCGGTGAGGTGCTCCACCGTGTTCTGAGTGCAGGCGGGGTTGCCCTCGGCCGTCTCCCCCACCGAGAACGCGCTGTTGAACATGGTGTTGCGCTGCGGGGCTGTCCAGCTGCCGTCGGGCTTCTTGCAGGCCGGGATGTCGACCAGGGTGTCGCGCGGGATGGACACGGCGACGGCGTGCTTGTGGTCGGCGTACACATGGAGCAGGAACGCGGTGTCGGAGCGCCCGACGTCACCCGTCCCGCCACCGAGCCCGCTGTTGGCACCCGAT includes these proteins:
- a CDS encoding DUF6397 family protein; its protein translation is MPVTDAVGTNGAHMMAASRAAAELVLKRGEFELAVHLGIVRVQAQRGGGRPRVRQEEIDRLRSEDGFPGTLRERVRTVGTAEGARLLGISPVRFTRLARAGCVTPVAFYLNRYRAVVWLYLAQEVGALAARSPELLVGRSPAWMRDRLDAGTDCRPRNWRSRRIERLLTLTEDPWSRAAVAALALDPAQLAEVVDDPYERAYLARVLPEPVFGQRGASVTREARGRLMLADEPDEILWRRVNLIMELDGARELRQAPRPGDERGTQAAAFDRFPVAAGLFERAEPLGPAEPAGLPGLPGLPGLSGPLEAANPSEAAETPAPADPSDSLELAEPAARFEPGEPGGPAGVPVRPAEPGGDGFGPAEPASRGKTVGLLARIRLRRTRGGRSRQVRAARPVDRPAAHRPYGGRRRRPLARPTGGLQVDPQGDSLREGASARHYWLANGDRSWQSSPNVDQGSNQRGLARHLAVLSRNRLRR
- a CDS encoding roadblock/LC7 domain-containing protein gives rise to the protein MALDRGLDWLLDDLTSRVEQIRHALVLSNDGLVTGASTGLAREDAEHLAAVSSGLHSLARGSGRHFRAGRARQTMVEFDEALLFVTAAGDGSCLCVLSEAEADVGQVAYEMTLLVNKVGEHLGVAARQDGIDRI
- a CDS encoding metalloregulator ArsR/SmtB family transcription factor, producing MSTGAGGGFQDPPAEVLAQAAAAFGLLATPARLHIVWALAQGESDVTGLAERVGGTLPSVSQHLTKLKLAGLVRSRREGRRQVYLVDDPDVVTVVRLMVGQLAERAGYPAPQTVRLHELGA
- the mgtA gene encoding magnesium-translocating P-type ATPase → MSSVPENAAEAGTGERPAVVVPMPGAAAGPTAVPRQGAVPTSLQVLRSLDSGPRGLAEAEAEERLARFGENILPAWRPVPWPLRFVRTLRDPFTSVLLCLGLVSAAVNAWGTASVTLVLVVVSCLLRSAEEHRADRATAALRELVATTATVLRRSGPEAAPQARDVPVGELVPGDVIRLGPGDLVPADVQLLRASGLTVHQSALTGESAPVGKHPADDRRRQEAAPALHSVPEGAGGVFAQRQLCFQGSSVASGSGTAVVVATGGDTRFAAAYDRSAHLRGASAFDRSVQGISWTLIRFMLLTPPLVLMANAALRGRGLETLPFAVAVAVGLTPEMLPVIVTTALARGASQLARNSGVIVKRLPALHDLGAIDVLCLDKTGTLTQDRPVVDCSLDPTGRPDPDALHWAAVNALWTLQLADLPAPDALDEAVLDASEQQEGSLSGTQDGGPRTAVGSYDAVAALPFDPVRRLSTAVVRLPGGLGTHVLVTKGAVEAVLERCDLDPAERERLAGVAAREAAEGLRLLAVARTERPARLGAYTPADEHGLAFLGFVALRDALTPSAADALDVLARRGVAVKVLTGDHPGTAARACRDLGLDPGQVVSAEEIDALSGDELARTADRATVFARCTPGHKARIVAALRTSGHTTGFLGDGVNDLPALHAADVGICPRNAVDVARETADVVLAEKDLGAIDHAITAGRRSSGNIATYLRITLSSNLGNVIAMLAAGLLLPFLPMLPAQVLVQNLCFDAAQLAFAFDRPASSVLRRPTVLRPRDFLRFITRFGLLNAAADLATFAVLALALHDSRTDDQAAFHSGWFTENLLTQALVMLLLRTGRRAAEGRTGGPLRAAAASLAVVGVLLPLTPLGRPLGMSALPPLYYLLLASVLALYAYGLAAARNRYERKRGLS
- a CDS encoding LCP family protein, whose amino-acid sequence is MFGLSLLVLLVAGVGWGYLKLNGSIDTFSADGVSGDRPPDTSEGQNVLVIGSDSRSGANSGLGGGTGDVGRSDTAFLLHVYADHKHAVAVSIPRDTLVDIPACKKPDGSWTAPQRNTMFNSAFSVGETAEGNPACTQNTVEHLTGLRVDHTIVVDFAGFSSLTSAVGGVPVCLPQDIYQRDLNPKRATRGSLVFAKGPQSVSGQRALDYVRIRHGIGDGSDIGRIKRQQAFVGSLVKKVKSRGLNPTTLLPLANAATDAMTVDPGLGSADRLLSFAMSMKNVDLHNTKFITVPWRYQGARVAIVEPDADALWASLKADRTLDGQNAAGKKGTGGSAAPGGASASPTTPVSGVGVDVAVYNGTTVTGLAAKAAELLRSHGFTVTGTATANSQDQTRTLISYGPGLKDEAENTARLFAGAHTAESADAGIQVIVGSDYAQNPSATPVAPKPDAVPSAVAGQARSADDDLCSDLSYG